ACACGCGCCGTGCGCCGCGTGCGCGAAAACGCCCCCGCAGGCAGTCTCGTCGCCTCGCTCACGGGAGGCATGCGAACGCTCACCGACGCTCTGGCCGCACGACTCGAAGCTGCGGGCGTCGACGTCGTTGCCGAGACGCGGGCCACGGAGGTGACACCCGATTCGGTCAGGCTCGGCGGGGCGGGTTCGACACCGCGCACCGATCGCGGCCGCGTGATCCTTGCCGCGCCGGGACTCACCGGCTCGGCGTCCACCGCCACCCCGACCCACCTCGTCACTCTTGTTGTCGACGCACCATCGCTCGCGGACAACCCACGCGGCACCGGCCTGCTCGTCACACGCGGGGGGAGTGTGCGCGCCCGCGCCCTCACCCACGCCACCGCGAAGTGGCCGTGGCTGCGCGAACGGGCGCAGGGGTTCGAGGTGCTGCGCCTCAGCTACGCCGAACACGCCGATGTCGCCACGGCCCTCGCCGACGCGAGCGCGTTGCTCGGCACGCCGATCGACGGCCGGCAGCTCGTCGACAGCCGGGCCGTGTCGTGGACGCGCGCCGGGCGCGCGGAACCGCATCCGAGCATCCCGACGGTCGGCGAGCAGGTCGCCGGAACGGGACTCGCCGCCGTCATCTCTCACGCCGAACGCACCGCGAAGGAGCTCACCGAATGACCGACACCGTCGCCTACACCCTGTACGCCGTGCTGCGCCGCGACCCGCACCGCGAGGCGAGTGGCGCGGGCGTCGCCGAGGCACTCGCCGCCGTCGCCGAGACGGGCGTCGTCGTGCGCGGCCTCTACGACGTGAGCGGCCTGCGCTCCGACGCCGACATCATGGTCTGGATGCACGGGGAGAGCCCCGAAGCGATTCAGGCGGCCATGCGCACCATTCGTCGCGCCCCGCTGCTGTCGACGATGCTTCCGACCTGGAACGCGATGGGCGTGCATGTGCAGGCCGAGTTCAGCCGCAGCCACGCGCCTGCGTTCATGCTCGGCAAAGACCCGCTCGAGTGGCTCTGCGTCTACCCGTTCGTGCGCTCGTACGAGTGGTACCTGCTGCCCGACGACGAGCGCCGCGAGATGCTCGCCGAGCACGGCCGCAAGGGCAGCGCCTTCACGGGCGTGCTGGCGAACACGGTCGCGGCGTTCGCGCTCAACGACTACGAGTGGTTGCTCGGGTTGGAGAGCGACAATCTGTTAGACCTCGTCGACATGATGCGCGACCTGCGCTACACGGAGGCGCGACGCCACGTGCGCGAAGAGGTTCCGTTCTTCACCGGCAGGCGCTTCGCCGACGCCGACATCGACGCGCAGATCCTGGAGGTTGTGCGATGACCATTACGAACAACGGGCTCGGCCCCGACGGCAAGGCCGTCGTCGTCGACCTGAACGAGGGCCGCTACGAGGGCGAGCAGTTCGCCCGCGCGGCCACCGACACCGCGCAGTCGTTCGCCCTGCCGGGCCGCGTCGAAGAGGCGGTTGCGTACGACGCCGTGATCCTCGCCGGCTTCGGCGGCCCCGAGGGGCAAGACGACGTCATCCCCTTCCTGCGCAACGTCACCCGCGGCCGCGGCATCCCCGACGAGCGCCTGGAGGAGGTCGCGCACCACTACCGCCACTTCGGCGGCGTGAGCCCGATCAACCAGCAGAACCGAGAGCTGCAGGCCGCCCTGCAGGCCGAGGCCGACCGCCGCGGGCTCGGCATTCCGATCTACTGGGGCAACCGCAACTGGGACCCGTACCTGCCTGAGGCACTGCAGAATGCCTACGACGACGGCCACCGCACGATCCTCGGCCTCGCGACGAGCGCCTACTCGAGCTTCTCGAGCTGCCGCCAGTACCGCGAAGACTTCGCGAAGGCGCTCGACGAGACGGGCCTGTGGGGCCAGGTGCGCATCGACAAGGTGGCGCAGTTCTTTGACGCTCCCGGCTTCGTGCAGCCCTTCGTTGCCGGCGTCGTGGATGCGCTGCGCACGCTGATCGCGGAGGGCGCCGACCTGACGACGACGCGCGTCTTGTTCGCGACCCACAGCATCCCGACCACCGACGCGGAGCGCAGCGGACCGCGCGATGTGGACTGGGGCGAGGGCGGCGCCTACGCCGCCCAGCACCTCGCCGTCAGCGAGGTGATCATGCAGAAGGCGCTCGCCGAGCTGCGCGCCGAAGACGAGTACGCGAACCTGCCCGACGTCGAGTGGCAGCTCGTCTACCAGAGCCGGTCGGGCCCCCCGAGCCAGCCGTGGCTCGAGCCCGACATCAACGACGCCATTGCCGACCACGCCGCCGCCGGCGCGACCGCGATCGTCATCGTGCCCGTCGGCTTCGTCAGCGACCACATGGAGGTCATGTGGGACCTCGACACGGAGGCGATGGAGACCTGTGAGGAGCACAACCTCCGGGCCATTCGCGTTCCGACGCCGGGCGTCGACCCCGTGTACGTCAGCGGGCTCGTCGACCTGATCGAAGAGCGCCTGGGCGGCACCCCCGCGAGCGAGCGCGTCCGCGAGACCACGCTCGGCCCCTGGTACGACGTGTGCCGCCCGGGCTGCTGCGAGAACGTGCGCGCGGGTTTCAAGCCGGCGATCTCGGGCCTGCAGCCGTGAGTAAGGCCGAGTCCGCCCCGATCCGGCTCGGCACTCGCGGAAGCGCCCTCGCGCTCGCCCAGTCGCAGCGCGTCGCCGACTCGATCGCAGCCCGCACGGGCCAGCCGGTCGAACTCGTGCCCATCACGACCCACGGTGACACCTCGACGGCGTCGCTCGCGAGCATGGGCGGCGTCGGCGTCTTCGTCGCGGCGGTGCGCGAGGCGCTGCTCGCCGGCGACTGTGACGTGGTCGTGCACTCGCTGAAAGACCTGCCGACCACCCCGCACGACGGACTCGTCATCGCGGCCATGCCGAAACGGGCGGATGCGCGTGACGCGCTGGTCTCGCGCGACGCGGTCACGCTCGATCAGCTTCCCGACGGCGCGACGGTCGGCACGGGCTCGCCACGTCGGCGCGCCCAACTGCGCCGGCGCCGTCCGGAGCTCGAGATCGTCGACCTGCGTGGCAACGTCGACACCCGCATCGGGCGAGTGCTGGGCGACAAAGACGGTGTTGATGCCGACCTCGATGCCGTGGTGCTCGCGGCCGCGGGCCTCGAGCGCATCGGCCGGGAGGACGTGATCACCGAGCACCTCGGGATCGACGGTTGGCCGACCGCCCCCGGGCAGGGAGCCCTCGCGGTCGAGACGCGCGCCGACACGCGCGGCCCGCTGCGCTCGGCCCTGAAGAGCATGGACCACACGGCAACCCGCGTGGCCGTCGAGTCTGAGCGGGCCGTCTTGCGCCTGCTCGAGGCCGGCTGCTCGGCCCCGCTCGGCGCGCACGCGTTCATCGATGGCGGCATGCTCTTCCTCTCGGCGCGGGTCTACTCGCCAGAGACGGGGGAGCGCGTCTCGAGCGCCCACGCCCTGTACCTCGAAGACACGAAGACCCCGGCGGAGGACGCCGCCCAGCGCGTCGTCGACGAGCTGCTGAAGCAGGGCGCCGCCGAGCTCGCCCCGCTGGGAGGGACCCCGTGACCGACGCTTCCCGCGATCTTGCCCCGCACATCCGCCCCCGCCGCCTCAGGCAGTCGGCGGCGATGCGGCGCCTCGTCAGTGAGACGGACCTCCGGCCGCGCCACCTCGTGCTGCCCCTGTTCGTGCGGGAGGGGCTCGACGCCCCGCAGCCGATCGGCTCAATGCCCGGCGTCGAGCAGCACTCGCTCGACAGTCTTCGTCGCATCGCGGTCCAGGCGGCGGAGGCCGGACTCGGCGGCGTGATGCTCTTCGGCGTGCCGGCGACGCGCGACGCGATCGGAACGGGCGCGATCGACCCCGACGGCATCCTCAACGTCGCCACCCGCGCGATCGCGGCCGAAGTGGGCGACACGCTGGTCGTGCAGACCGACCTCTGCCTCGACGAATTCACCGACCACGGCCACTGCGGTGTGCTGGATGATCGGGGCCGCGTTGACAACGACGCCTCGCTTGAGCGCTACGCCGCCATGGCAATCGCCCAGGCCGAGGCCGGCTCGCAGCTACTGGGCTTGAGCGGCATGATGGACGGCCAGACCGTCGCCGTACGCACCGCTCTCGACGACGCCGGATTCATTGACGTTGCCCTGCTGGCCTACTCGGCGAAGTACGCCTCGTCGTTCTACGGGCCGTTCCGCGACGCCGTCGACTCGCAGCTCACCGGCGACCGCCGCAGCTACCAACTCGACCCGGCGAACGGGCGCGAGGGCGTGCGCGAGGCGCTCATCGACCTCGACGAGGGCGCTGACGTCGTCATGGTGAAGCCGGCGCTCGCCTACCTCGACGTGCTGCGCCAAATTGTTGACATCTCGACCGTGCCCGTCTGGGCGTACATGGTCTCGGGCGAGTACGCGATGATCGCCGCCGCCGCGCAGAACGGCTGGCTCGATGGTGACCGCGCACAGCTCGAGGCGCTCCTCTCGATTCGCCGCGCCGGGGCCGACGCCGTACTCTCGTACGCCGCGTTGGACCTCGCCCAGAAGGGACTCCTCTCATGACCCGCTTCATTTCGGGCCGCACCCCGACCACCAACGCCGAAGCGTTCGAGCGGGCTCTCGCCGTCACCCCCGGCGGGGTCAACTCGCCGGTGCGCGCGTTCCGCTCGGTCGGCGGCACGCCGGTCTTCCTGACGAGCGGTCACGGGCCGTACGTGGTCGATGTCGAGGGCACTGAGTATGTGGACCTTGTGGGGCAGTGGGGTCCGGCGTTGCTCGGCCACGCGCATCCTGACGTCATCGCGGCCGCGCGGGCGGCCGTCGAGAAGGGGCTCGGATTCGGCGCCGCTTCGACCGGCGAGGTCGAGTTGGCCGAGCTCGTGCTCGACCGCCTGACGCTGACCGGGCCGGACGGGGCCGAGCGCCGCGGCATCGAGAAGCTGCGGCTCGTCTCGACCGGCACCGAGGCGACCATGACGGCGATCCGCCTCGCGCGCGGCGCGACCGGGCGGCCGCTGCTCGTGAAGTTCGCCGGGCATTACCACGGGCACTCCGACTCGCTCCTGTCGGAGGCGGGCTCGGGCATCGCGACGCTCGGCATACCGGGCTCGGCGGGCATCACCCCCGAGACGGCCGCGCAGACGATCGTGATCCCCTACAACGACGAGGAGGCGCTCGCCGAGGTCTTCGCCGCGCACGGCGAGCGCATCGCCGCCGTCATCACCGAGGCGGCTGCCGCCAACATGGGTGTCGTGCCGCCGAAGCCTGGCTTCAACAAGTTGCTCGCCGACACGGCCCACGCGCACGGTGCCCTGCTGATCGTCGACGAGGTCATGACCGGGTTCCGCTCGACGGCCGCCGGCTGGTGGGGGCTCGAAGAGCGCGAGGGCGTGCCGTACGACGCCGACCTCATGACCTTCGGCAAGATCATCGGCGGCGGCCTGCCGCTCGCCGGCCTCGGCGGTCGCGCAGAGATTCTTGACCTGCTCGCCCCGCTCGGCCCCGTCTACCAGGCGGGCACGCTCAGCGGAAACCCCGTCGCCGTCGCGACCGGTGCCGCCATGCTGCGCGGCGCCGGGCCGGAGGTCTACGCGCACCTGCCGCGCGTGGCGCACGAGATTGCTTCTGGTCTATCCGCGGCGCTGAGCGCCGAGGGCGTCGCTCACGCGATCGCGTGGGCGGGCTCGCAGTTCTCGATCTTCTTCCGCGACACCGCGCCGCAGAATTACGCCGAGGCGCAGGCGCAGGACGTGTTCCGCTTCGGCCCGTACTTCCACGCGATGCTCGAGCACGGCGTCTCGCTGCCGCCGAGCGTGTACGAGGCGTGGTTCGTGTCGGCGGCGCACGACGAGCGTGCGATTGAGCGGGTGTTGGCTGCGGCGGTGCCGGCGGCGAAGGCTGCGGCGGCGGCGACGCCCAGCGTGTAGGGAAGAAGAAGCGCGGGTGGCTGGATAAGCGCTCCAAAGTGTCAACGTTATGTTGACACTTTGGATGTCGGTGGTTGACACTAGCTTCACGATGTGGAGATCAGGCCGAGCGCCCGAAAGCACGGCATCAGCGATGCCGACATTCGCCACGCAATTCGGCATCCTCGGGTCTATCGCGAGGTCGAGCGTGACGGCGACCCGCAGATTCTCATCATCGGCCCTGCCCACGACGGTCGCTTTCTCGAGATCGTCATTGTGCCGGCAGATGGCCCGACGAGGGTCATTCACGCCGACAACCTTCGACCGAAGTGGTACGACCTCATCTAGGTGGTGACAGCATGACGACGACGAAGAAGAACAGCACCGAGGCGTGGCTCGACGATCTCGACCTGACGCCGGAAAACATGCGTGACGGCAGTCATCTGGCGAGGGTTGGCGCTGCACTCGATGCCCTCGAATCTGCCGAGCGTGACCTCGCGGACGCGGTTGCGCGCGCTCACGCCGCTGGCGATTCGTGGGCCGCAATCGGGGCTGTGTTGGGCACGTCACGGCAAGCCGCGCATCGAAAGTTCGCGCCCTACGTAACGCAGAAGCGAACAGCGGGCTAGCGACGCGAAACGGC
The sequence above is a segment of the Microcella alkaliphila genome. Coding sequences within it:
- a CDS encoding protoporphyrinogen/coproporphyrinogen oxidase, which codes for MERDIVVGAGIAGLLIALRLAEAGRAVRLVEARTGLGGQVTGHTVAGIELDAGAEAFATRGTDVPDLLSDLGLDDRIANPAPLSAWMHGVDGRSRPLPAASIFGIPSAPLARDVAAVLGWRGAARAALEPLIPASRGAAASTVGELVRTRMGTAVVDRLVAPVVEGVHSEHPDRVPLSALGRVPEHMAQGDSLTRAVRRVRENAPAGSLVASLTGGMRTLTDALAARLEAAGVDVVAETRATEVTPDSVRLGGAGSTPRTDRGRVILAAPGLTGSASTATPTHLVTLVVDAPSLADNPRGTGLLVTRGGSVRARALTHATAKWPWLRERAQGFEVLRLSYAEHADVATALADASALLGTPIDGRQLVDSRAVSWTRAGRAEPHPSIPTVGEQVAGTGLAAVISHAERTAKELTE
- the hemQ gene encoding hydrogen peroxide-dependent heme synthase, which translates into the protein MTDTVAYTLYAVLRRDPHREASGAGVAEALAAVAETGVVVRGLYDVSGLRSDADIMVWMHGESPEAIQAAMRTIRRAPLLSTMLPTWNAMGVHVQAEFSRSHAPAFMLGKDPLEWLCVYPFVRSYEWYLLPDDERREMLAEHGRKGSAFTGVLANTVAAFALNDYEWLLGLESDNLLDLVDMMRDLRYTEARRHVREEVPFFTGRRFADADIDAQILEVVR
- a CDS encoding ferrochelatase produces the protein MTITNNGLGPDGKAVVVDLNEGRYEGEQFARAATDTAQSFALPGRVEEAVAYDAVILAGFGGPEGQDDVIPFLRNVTRGRGIPDERLEEVAHHYRHFGGVSPINQQNRELQAALQAEADRRGLGIPIYWGNRNWDPYLPEALQNAYDDGHRTILGLATSAYSSFSSCRQYREDFAKALDETGLWGQVRIDKVAQFFDAPGFVQPFVAGVVDALRTLIAEGADLTTTRVLFATHSIPTTDAERSGPRDVDWGEGGAYAAQHLAVSEVIMQKALAELRAEDEYANLPDVEWQLVYQSRSGPPSQPWLEPDINDAIADHAAAGATAIVIVPVGFVSDHMEVMWDLDTEAMETCEEHNLRAIRVPTPGVDPVYVSGLVDLIEERLGGTPASERVRETTLGPWYDVCRPGCCENVRAGFKPAISGLQP
- the hemC gene encoding hydroxymethylbilane synthase, with the translated sequence MSKAESAPIRLGTRGSALALAQSQRVADSIAARTGQPVELVPITTHGDTSTASLASMGGVGVFVAAVREALLAGDCDVVVHSLKDLPTTPHDGLVIAAMPKRADARDALVSRDAVTLDQLPDGATVGTGSPRRRAQLRRRRPELEIVDLRGNVDTRIGRVLGDKDGVDADLDAVVLAAAGLERIGREDVITEHLGIDGWPTAPGQGALAVETRADTRGPLRSALKSMDHTATRVAVESERAVLRLLEAGCSAPLGAHAFIDGGMLFLSARVYSPETGERVSSAHALYLEDTKTPAEDAAQRVVDELLKQGAAELAPLGGTP
- the hemB gene encoding porphobilinogen synthase; this translates as MTDASRDLAPHIRPRRLRQSAAMRRLVSETDLRPRHLVLPLFVREGLDAPQPIGSMPGVEQHSLDSLRRIAVQAAEAGLGGVMLFGVPATRDAIGTGAIDPDGILNVATRAIAAEVGDTLVVQTDLCLDEFTDHGHCGVLDDRGRVDNDASLERYAAMAIAQAEAGSQLLGLSGMMDGQTVAVRTALDDAGFIDVALLAYSAKYASSFYGPFRDAVDSQLTGDRRSYQLDPANGREGVREALIDLDEGADVVMVKPALAYLDVLRQIVDISTVPVWAYMVSGEYAMIAAAAQNGWLDGDRAQLEALLSIRRAGADAVLSYAALDLAQKGLLS
- a CDS encoding glutamate-1-semialdehyde 2,1-aminomutase gives rise to the protein MTRFISGRTPTTNAEAFERALAVTPGGVNSPVRAFRSVGGTPVFLTSGHGPYVVDVEGTEYVDLVGQWGPALLGHAHPDVIAAARAAVEKGLGFGAASTGEVELAELVLDRLTLTGPDGAERRGIEKLRLVSTGTEATMTAIRLARGATGRPLLVKFAGHYHGHSDSLLSEAGSGIATLGIPGSAGITPETAAQTIVIPYNDEEALAEVFAAHGERIAAVITEAAAANMGVVPPKPGFNKLLADTAHAHGALLIVDEVMTGFRSTAAGWWGLEEREGVPYDADLMTFGKIIGGGLPLAGLGGRAEILDLLAPLGPVYQAGTLSGNPVAVATGAAMLRGAGPEVYAHLPRVAHEIASGLSAALSAEGVAHAIAWAGSQFSIFFRDTAPQNYAEAQAQDVFRFGPYFHAMLEHGVSLPPSVYEAWFVSAAHDERAIERVLAAAVPAAKAAAAATPSV
- a CDS encoding DUF4258 domain-containing protein — its product is MEIRPSARKHGISDADIRHAIRHPRVYREVERDGDPQILIIGPAHDGRFLEIVIVPADGPTRVIHADNLRPKWYDLI